From the genome of Leptolyngbya subtilissima AS-A7, one region includes:
- a CDS encoding WGxxGxxG family protein — MKNNVVSRWVGGSALALGLAVSSSMLPASAHTTTETVAQTAPGSADSADSEGATPGSTVPGETSPDPVTPAAPSNFDQTAPGTVSPDATAPSETYTDPAASDTTATAGEDDDSSWGWLGLLGLLGLSGLAKRKRSTPVYTTEDRVVDHPSAGPRI; from the coding sequence ATGAAAAACAACGTTGTGTCGAGATGGGTTGGTGGTAGTGCGCTGGCACTTGGTCTAGCGGTTTCGTCGTCTATGCTGCCCGCTTCTGCCCATACAACGACTGAGACCGTGGCGCAAACGGCTCCAGGCTCGGCAGACTCGGCAGACTCTGAAGGTGCAACTCCAGGGTCAACCGTGCCTGGTGAGACATCCCCTGACCCTGTGACTCCAGCCGCCCCAAGCAACTTCGACCAAACAGCTCCTGGCACGGTTTCTCCTGACGCAACAGCACCCAGTGAAACTTATACTGACCCAGCGGCTTCTGACACGACAGCGACAGCTGGTGAGGATGATGACTCAAGCTGGGGATGGTTGGGCCTTTTAGGACTGCTTGGTTTGAGTGGTTTGGCAAAGCGCAAGCGCTCAACGCCGGTTTACACCACCGAAGATCGTGTGGTTGACCATCCTTCTGCCGGTCCTCGTATTTAA